The following proteins come from a genomic window of Amyelois transitella isolate CPQ chromosome 24, ilAmyTran1.1, whole genome shotgun sequence:
- the LOC106142387 gene encoding uncharacterized protein LOC106142387: MAEYDVDHLISLIYERPVLWDKTISQFKDKNLKTEAWREVCTSLYSNFEELNTVEKSKIGNDVIKKWRGIKDNFTKYEKKLNEQCKSGAGAKKIKQYHLYDQLLFLKKNFQNKTTSSLDDEEIRPSTSTQQSQQPVMPRYQPASRKRKIDEDEFEKNIIAALKTPESRHLSFFKGILPSLEKLNDNQTIIFQSRVLQILTDLHQPSYYPSHYQTSQTSVQANYQTSQTTVQTGYQTAQMSMQSGYQTSIQRSAFQSGCETSPAPMQSSPQTPRNDDVNEPEQINFDEELTNLTNDTQSDYEF, from the exons ATGGCGGAGTACGATGTCGACCACCTGATATCTTTAATTTACGAACGTCCCGTCCTTTGGGACAAAACTATATCACAATtcaaagacaaaaatttaaaaacagaagCATGGAGGGAAGTGTGTACaagtttatattcaaattttgagGAGTTAAATACTGTTGAAAAATCAAAAAtcg gtaacgatgtcataaaaaaatggaGAGGAATCAAggataattttacaaaatacgaaaaaaaattaaacgagCAATGTAAATCCGGAGCTGGggccaaaaaaattaaacaatatcatCTATACGACCAGCTCCTATTTctgaaaaagaattttcaaaataaaacaacatcaAGTCTTGACGATGAAGAAATAAGACCAAGCACCTCAACCCAACAaagccagcaacctgtcatgcCACGTTACCAGCCTGcatcgcgtaaaagaaaaattgacgAAGACGAATTTGAGAAGAATATTATAGCTGCTTTAAAAACACCTGAAAGTAgacatttatctttttttaaaggaatttTGCCATCATTGGAAAAATTGAATGATaatcaaacaataattttcCAAAGTCGTGTCCTACAGATATTAACTGATTTACACCAACCATCATACTATCCCAGCCACTATCAAACTTCACAAACATCCGTCCAAGCAAACTATCAAACATCTCAAACAACTGTTCAGACTGGCTATCAAACAGCTCAAATGTCTATGCAGAGTGGCTACCAAACATCCATTCAACGCAGTGCCTTCCAAAGCGGATGCGAAACATCACCGGCGCCTATGCAATCGTCTCCACAAACGCCAAGGAATGATGATGTAAATGAGCCAGAACAAATTAATTTCGATGAGGAACTAACAAATTTGACGAATGACACACAATCGGATTACGAGTTTTGA
- the LOC132903321 gene encoding uncharacterized protein LOC132903321, which produces MDRTARVLLLLALRRIKKKKQKRKYWVHPLLTIMNKDGNHFKRKYEALKVDEVKFFDYFRMSVGSFEELLSLIKPHLQKKYIFRKPIEPLEMLGLTIRYLATGNTFKDMHFTYYRGKSTITEIVKFVCRILWNILKRLELPKITTELMEQIAQEYEKKTNFPNCIGALDGKHIRILSPDHSGSLFFNYKNYNSIVLLALVDTNYKFIYVDIGAYGKECDSTVFQNSKLYDLLKKGQLSIPPPKPLPGFQKEIPFVFVADEGLPLTNNIMRPYSGKFLSIEKRVFNYRLSRARRYVESAFGILANKWRIFHRPINVSYDFTIDIIKACCVLHNFVLNRDGAQTFEEMIIDDSLQILHETTHESRTEANIIRNEFCNYFNSNIGALSWQLTKI; this is translated from the exons ATGGATCGCACTGCGCGTGTTCTACTTCTGCTTGCGTTAAGGCgtattaagaaaaagaaacagaaAAGAAAGTACTGGGTGCACCCATTACTGACAATTATGAATAAAGATGGAAACCACTTCAAAAGGAAATATGAGGCGCTAAAAGTGGACGAGGTTAAATTTTTCGATTACTTTAGGATGAGTGTAGGAAGTTTTGAAGAGCTTCTTAGTTTGATAAAGCCTcatttacaaaagaaatacatatttagaaaACCCATCGAACCTCTGGAGATGCTGGGATTAACTATAag gtaccTGGCGACGGGAAATACTTTTAAAGATATGCATTTCACATATTATCGTGGAAAATCTACAATAacagaaatagtaaaatttgtttgtcGTATTTTATGGAACATTCTTAAAAGGTTGGAATTACCAAAAATTACAACAGAGCTGATGGAACAAATTGCTCAAGAGTATGAAAAAAAGACCAACTTTCCTAATTGTATAGGAGCGCTAGATGGAAAACACATTCGTATATTGAGCCCGGATCACAGTGGATCcctatttttcaattataaaaattataattccatTGTTCTATTAGCACTTGTTGATAcgaattacaaatttatatatgtcGATATAGGTGCATATGGTAAGGAATGTGACTCCactgtttttcaaaattcaaaactatacgacttattaaaaaaaggtcaATTATCTATACCTCCGCCAAAACCGTTACCTGgctttcaaaaagaaattcCTTTTGTCTTCGTGGCGGATGAAGGATTACCActgacaaataatataatgcgcCCATATTCTGGGAAGTTTTTATCGATAGAAAAACGAGTTTTTAATTATCGTTTGAGCCGAGCCAGACGATATGTTGAGAGCGCTTTTGGCATTCTCGCAAATAAATGGCGCATATTTCACCGACCCATTAATGTTTCTTACGATTTCACAATAGACATTATAAAAGCATGCTGTGTATTACACAACTTTGTATTGAATCGAGATGGCGCACAAACGTTTGAAGAAATGATTATTGACGATTCTTTGCAAATTTTACACGAAACAACACATGAAAGTAGAACGGAAGCTAACATAATCAGAAAcgaattttgtaattattttaatagtaacattGGAGCTCTAAGTTGGCAGTTaacgaaaatataa
- the LOC132903349 gene encoding uncharacterized protein LOC132903349 yields the protein MHKSSHYVNKTSSSRSVLTTSRVQNRNNRNNNNSNINMTCPHCNQSHMIYRCDQFRKLSVDDRKDRVRSLKLCTNCLKPDHESNLCKSTITCGVCALSHHYLLHQDTGKAERTIAAAVPPSTSSAQPSPSHTQQALVSSHSVSDRTIHHALHCVDENKYGVVLGTTLTHITDIDGQYQNCRAVLDSGAQSSFITTECAQRLGLPRKKCPFTINGLGGNIVKNQGMISCTIKPKHSDGPTFNVNLIVVSKVSSDMPNVNFPKHVINEYNSFQLADTFFYKKSRIDILLGNDIVPDLITGKPILINSNIPSVIETVFGCVVSGKLFPHRENNSQNFHLSVSHNEECSLDKILHKFWELEEVPCTPVVSSMDQLAENIFVNNHFRESKGQYVVPLPFVTDPAPLGDSRAAAERRLLYTERKLARTPELHQKYNEFMREYEKLDHMERYQGDIPSKYIIPHHSILRPSSASTPLRVVFDGSAKASGV from the exons ATGCATAAAAGTAGtcattatgtaaataagaCATCGTCTTCAAGGTCAGTACTTACGACTTCACGAGTTCAAAATCGTAACaatcgtaataataataactctaATATAAACATGACTTGTCCACATTGTAATCAAAGTCATATGATATATCGATGTGACCAATTTCGTAAATTGTCCGTCGATGATCGCAAGGACCGTGTCCGTTCATTGAAGCTCTGCACTAATTGTCTCAAACCCGATCATGAGTCTAATTTGTGCAAAAGTACAATCACTTGCGGAGTGTGTGCTTTGTCGcatcattatttattgcatcaaGATACAGGTAAAGCGGAACGTACAATCGCAGCGGCCGTGCCGCCAAGTACTTCGTCCGCGCAACCGTCTCCGTCACACACACAGCAAGCGCTAGTTTCTTCTCACTCCGTGAGTGACCGAACGATTCATCACGCACTACATTGTgtagatgaaaataaatacgggGTAGTCTTAGGAACTACACTTACGCACATCACTGATATTGATGGGCAATATCAAAACTGCCGTGCAGTCTTAGATTCCGGAGCTCAAAGTTCATTCATCACTACAGAGTGCGCTCAGAGGTTAGGTTTGCCGCGTAAAAAATGCCCATTTACTATTAATGGTTTAGGCGGGAACATAGTGAAAAATCAAGGGATGATTTCATGCACAATAAAACCAAAACATTCAGACGGTCCTACATTTAACGTCAACTTAATCGTAGTATCCAAGGTCTCATCTGATATGCCTAATGTCAATTTTCCTAAACAtgtaattaatgaatataattcttttcaactaGCAGACacatttttctacaaaaaatcgcgaattgatattttattgggTAATGACATTGTGCCAGATCTTATCACGGGTAAG ccgatattaattaattcaaacatTCCAAGCGTAATTGAGACTGTTTTTGGTTGTGTTGTAAGTGGTAAATTATTCCCACACAGAGAGAATAATtcccaaaattttcatttatctgTCTCGCATAATGAGGAATGTTcattagataaaatattgcatAAGTTTTGGGAACTGGAGGAAGTGCCGTGCACACCTGTCGTTAGTTCTATGGACCAACTTGCtgagaatatttttgttaataatcatTTTCGAGAATCGAAAGGGCAGTATGTCGTACCACTACCGTTCGTAACCGACCCCGCGCCACTGGGTGATTCCCGCGCCGCGGCCGAACGTAGGTTATTGTATACCGAGCGTAAACTTGCGCGTACTCCGGAGTTACATCAGAAATATAACGAATTTATGCGTGAATATGAAAAACTTGACCACATGGAACGTTATCAGGGCGATATTCCtagcaaatatattattccacATCATAGTATTTTACGTCCAAGTAGCGCGTCAACTCCATTACGTGTCGTGTTCGATGGATCGGCAAAAG CTTCAGGAGTTTGA
- the LOC132903324 gene encoding uncharacterized protein LOC132903324, which yields MFTCISCNKEHSDGPVCCVCKNQFDFACAGVTETGFRRLGERRNNWRCPGCKSGSSLSPAATSPMPSQLDSIQEQLSRITFQLEPLKSLTADVAVIKAEMSDLKASVEMAHSAFASLDARVKSVEKALTEIPDLQEEVCRLRQELEDRDQWARANNVEIRGVPLRKGENLYEIAERIGELSNFPIRRESISYIARIPTRVPDAEKPIIISFNNRYIKEDLVASARKSKQLTLAGLGFSATGPFYVNDHLTQKNKTLLSKARSLARETDFRYVWVKHAKIMARKSDTSPVFIIRNEKDLLKIV from the coding sequence ATGTTCACCTGTATCAGTTGCAATAAGGAGCACTCAGATGGGCCGGTGTGCTGTGTTTGTAAGAACCAGTTCGACTTCGCATGTGCCGGCGTCACAGAAACCGGGTTTAGAAGACTGGGTGAAAGAAGAAATAACTGGCGGTGCCCTGGGTGTAAGTCCGGATCTTCACTTTCGCCTGCCGCAACATCCCCAATGCCTTCCCAGTTGGACAGTATACAGGAGCAGTTGAGTCGGATCACTTTCCAGCTGGAGCCGTTGAAGTCTCTCACGGCAGATGTTGCCGTTATCAAGGCCGAAATGTCAGATTTAAAAGCCTCTGTTGAAATGGCTCACTCGGCTTTTGCGTCTTTGGATGCTCGCGTCAAAAGTGTTGAAAAGGCTTTGACAGAGATCCCTGATTTGCAggaggaagtatgcagacTGCGGCAAGAGCTTGAGGATAGGGATCAGTGGGCTCGAGCGAACAATGTCGAGATCCGTGGGGTACCCTTAAGGAAGGGAGAAAATCTATATGAGATTGCGGAAAGGATAGGGGAGTTGAGTAATTTCCCTATAAGAAGGGAATCTATAAGCTACATTGCGAGGATACCTACTCGAGTGCCTGATGCTGAGAAACCTATAATAATATCGtttaataatagatatattaaaGAAGATTTGGTGGCGTCCGCGCGTAAAAGCAAGCAGCTTACGCTCGCAGGTTTGGGTTTCTCTGCTACTGGTCCGTTCTACGTAAACGACCATCTGACCCAGAAGAATAAGACCTTGTTAAGTAAGGCGAGATCACTGGCTCGAGAGACGGATTTCAGATATGTTTGGGTGAAGCATGCAAAAATTATGGCCAGAAAATCCGACACGTCacctgtttttattataagaaacGAAAAAgaccttttaaaaatagtttaa